One genomic segment of Gymnogyps californianus isolate 813 chromosome 8, ASM1813914v2, whole genome shotgun sequence includes these proteins:
- the PDZK1IP1 gene encoding PDZK1-interacting protein 1: MPARCRLLLLLLLGLLLELEPACCQEARGSLQPWSQGVIAVVVFLTLVAIAFVVNRFWCKEKVENVETVVSVEDKQEAVMSNGREGRYLTAAADFRSKESQHAYENTLEPEERVITTAM, translated from the exons ATGCCTGCCcgctgccgcctcctcctcctcctcctcctggggctgctcctggagctggagcctgcctgctgccaggaAG cccGGGGCAGTCTCCAGCCGTGGTCACAGGGTGTCATCGCAGTGGTTGTGTTTCTAACCCTGGTGGCCATCGCTTTTGTGGTCAATAGGTTCTGGTGCAAGGAGAAAGT GGAAAATGTCGAGACGGTGGTGAGTGTCGAGGACAAGCAGGAAGCTGTCATGTCCAACGGCCGTGAAGGGAGATACCTAACCGCTGCAGCTGACTTCAG GTCCAAAGAGAGCCAGCACGCCTACGAGAACACCCTGGAGCCAGAGGAGAGGGTGATCACCACCGCCATGTAG